The DNA region CCACAGCAGAATTGCACTCAGCAAACAAAAAGCAACCAACGGTTCTCCCATGGCCGCCAGCCACAGAATTGCCTCCTGCGGTGCCTGAACGACGGCGAACAGAACGGCCGCCAGATAAGCAATCCGGATGTTTCCCCATAGCCTGGAAATCAGGGTCCGGAGCAGCAGACAGTTGATGAAGTGAAGAAAAATCGAAAACACATAAAACACTTCAGGGCGGTATCCGGCAATGTCTTTTAAAGCTGCGAACACGAGGAAACTCGTCATGCGGAAGTTATTCGGCGGAATCGTAAACAGAAACCAGAAGTTCGTTTTCAGCCGTGCTGCCCAGTCCAGATACGCGTAATCGTCCGCGATAAAGCCGTTATTCAATACCGGAAAGTAGACCGCGGCACAGATGCCTGCCAACAGCAGAATCTGCAGGAGATTTGAAATGGATTTCGTTCCGCTGGATTGTTCATTCGATATGGGAGCAGTGGTTTGGAACATTTAGTTTTTACGCAACATGACGACGACTTCCTTGCGATAAAAATGTGCATTCCAGGAAAGAATCCGGCGCCATGACAGATTCCAGTTATCGATTGTGTAGTCGAGAATGGCTCGCACGTCGTCTTGCGTCCAGACGTGACAGTGAATGCTGAATTTCCTGCCCATCAAGTCGTCGACGCTGGATTCAAAGTTCGACTGGCTTCGCGGTGTTTTATAGATGTGTTCGACCCAATCCGCATAATGACTCCGGAGATCATGGGTTTTCGGATCCGAATGTTCGCGGATCAAATGATCGAGTGTCGTCCGTTGGCGCGGAGCATCGAGCGTGAACCTCTTGTCGGGCACTCGCAACAACAATATTCCGCCCGGCACTAAGCATTCATACCAGCCTCGCAAAGCGGCCAGAGGAAAGTGCAGATGCTCCAGAATATGACTCGCGATAATGAAGTCGAGGGATGAGGCAAAAGGAAGTGCTTCGGCGTCGGCAATAACATCGGGCGGGATAATGGCGCGCTTCAGATCGGGATAGTCCCCTTCAAGACCCTCAACGGAAAGCCTATCGGCATACAAGACCCGAACACCGGCAGAAACCGGGAAACGCTTCCATAGTGCTCCGATTTCAAGTCCGTAACCGCAGAGATATCGACGCAGTATTCGATTCTCAAGCCAGCGGATTGGCGCGCCTCGTCCTACGCCGACATGCTAAACGGTTTAGCGGATGTATGTCGACAGCTGAGCCCCGGAGCGGCGACAGATTTGCGGTGTTCAAGATGCATCTTGCCTCCCGGTGGAGGTCTGTCAACATGAAGACTCGCCTGTTTGCCCTTACCCTCTGTGGAATTGTCCTTCTTTCATTAGGGTCCGAAACACGGCATGTGGCCGCGGCCACGGCAAGCCGATCGATAAGCGCTGCAAGGGATTACGGGAATCTGCCGATGAGCTTCGAACCGAATCGAGGACAGTTTGACCGCCGTTTCGAGTTCGGCGCGCGCCGGTTCGGCTACTCCCTCCTGGTGAACTCGACAACCGTCGAGTTGAAGTTCCGTACTCCGGGTAGCTCGGCACACACAACACTTGAAATGGTGTTGCATGGCGCAAATCCGGGAGCCGGAGTCCGCGGAACGGACGCTCTTCCCGGCGAGGCGAACTACTTTCAAGGCAGCAGCGAGAACTGGATCACGCACATCCCTACATATCAAGATGTTGAAGTTAAAGACGTCTATCCCGGCGTCGACGCCATTTATTACGGCAACGAAGGAAGATTTGAGTACGATTTCACGGTCGCACCGGGCGCTTCAGCCAAGCTGATCGACATCGGATTCGAGCGTGGAGCGAAGTTGAAGTTATCCGGGGAAGGCGATCTGCTGATTACTGTTGGGCGACAGGAAATCCGGCAATCTAAACCAACGACCTATCAGAATATCGATGGGCGCAGGACCCTCGTCGACAGCAAATATGTCCTTCATGGCGGCGGCCGAGCCGGATTTGAGGTTGCCGGCTATGATCACAGCAAGCCTCTTATCATCGACCCGCAACTGGTGTATTCGACTTTCGCCCCCGGAATGACCCGCGAATATGGCATCGCCGTGGACTCCGGCGGAAACGCGTACCTCGCCGGAACGACCGACGACGGCGGACCGAACGATCAGGCGACAAACGCCTTTGTCGCCAAGCTGAATGCGTCAGGAACGGCGTTTCTGTGGTTCAGTTCGTTTGGATCTTCCGGGTACAGTGACAGCGCCACGGCCATTGCAGTCGATGCCGCGGGAAATGCATATGCTACCGGCTGGACGGAGTATGGCTTCCGGCCTCCATACCCGCCATTCCCAACGACCTCGAATGCGATTCACCCTGCACCCACGGCGGGCTGGAACGCGTTTGTGACAAAGTTTGACACGAACGGCAATGTGACATATTCGACGTACCTTGGCGGCGATCGCGCGGACGGCATCGCCGTCGATCCGTCCGGCAACACGTACATCGCCGGCCAGGCCTCATCGGCGGCCTTTCCCACAACGAGACCCTTCCAGTCGACTCTGCGCGGGAGTGCGGATGCCTTTGTCACGGTT from Terriglobia bacterium includes:
- a CDS encoding methyltransferase domain-containing protein, with the protein product MYADRLSVEGLEGDYPDLKRAIIPPDVIADAEALPFASSLDFIIASHILEHLHFPLAALRGWYECLVPGGILLLRVPDKRFTLDAPRQRTTLDHLIREHSDPKTHDLRSHYADWVEHIYKTPRSQSNFESSVDDLMGRKFSIHCHVWTQDDVRAILDYTIDNWNLSWRRILSWNAHFYRKEVVVMLRKN